The window tgcCACCTATTTATTGTATCGTTTCAAATCTAATTCAGAATTATAAAACACAAGGCCTAAAATTAACGTTAGAAACTGCACCGACGGTCTTGAGCCAGTTTTTTATAGTTTGGTTCTCGAAAAGAATAGCAAATTCGAAGATATTTGGCGGTCCCTAGTAGGTAGCTTTAGGTTCGTCTACCTACCGTCCGCCTGTTGCCGACCCTTGGTCTATTTTTTCATTGTATGTTTCTTCATGTcaatgttaaaaatgtaaattttctgTCCCATTATCGTACGTACTTATGAGtcagattattttttttcatttctcatactcggaaagtaatgttgttttgatctgattattgggtggaaaatgctgcttccctccatagagagggaaaaactcatacaaattacttcccacctaaggaccggaatgaactttaaaaatagaactgctgtcagctatgAAGAGTTTTAAGTTACAGAAAAAACATAAtaactttctaaacagccagtgtgaacttagcgcaaacttctttgagcggaataagccgtaacaattacgcggtgagttccatatttaaaatttaaaaagtcgacattaTTTGGCGGGATACTGATTTATGTTCAGTTATGTATCTGTGgcggaattaaattaattgtcgGAGTATTTGCCATGAATCTATCGTCTGATTATATTTACCAGAGTCTTACAGATATCCAGAACAGCCAAATTTGTCATAATATATCAAAGAGCATAAACATTCCgaacaaaaatgtaacttttaatttcacgaattgtcctaatttgacaattaattttaaataggtactactaatattattatatattatgactaaatagtttagataaacaactagtttttattttcctcatgtttgaaatgaaaattagagtgtttaacacgggtaaaataatcaattcctactcggactatagccaccctcgctgcgctcggttaacaatctactcgTAGGTACTATTCTTAAACCGAGTGGAGTTAAAGAAGGGAATGAAAGTGACGGAATTGGTTGACCGGGGTATACCTAATTATCACGATCTGCTTGGCTCAGGATTAACTTCGGGTAGGTACTTACTCAGAATTAAAGAACTTGGATTTTCATCCAAGTAGTAGGTATGTCATGACCGTGGCATATAAAGGTCCTTAGCCCCTGTCCATCTCCCTAGAAGACAAATGAGTTAGTATACTGGTGAGTTTATTCTTTCATATTACCGATTTCATATTGTTCACAATTAGTAACATAGGTTCATACACAtttcacttaaatattttacaccTATTGTTTAATTGGGACTaagttattaacaattattttgaatttcgtaacacattttattcagtttctgggatcatattgtaaaagcatattcatCGATAGTTGGTGATCTTAACTTAAGTTCTTTCATTTTTCAGCTATGGGCACCAAGTCATTAAAATCCGATCATggacagaaataaattacttaagtattttttatccTGCTCATCTTCGCCACATCGTGGTTCCGTTACCGCTTGCTTTTTTCACTTTGTATTTACGGATTACCTATTTCAAAGCCGATTTTCTAATTTCCTAAAGTCTCGCGTCTTCCACATTTGCAAAGAAATTTAAGAAGAATGCTCATCTGCACTTAGTAAAGAACATTCTCCTGGCCGTATGCTATCCCCAGTTGATGTACGAATATTTCTTATCGTTAGGTTTGAGGATGGCACGGATATTGGCGTCAGCGTTTTGCAGTTCTTTGCGTTTCTCTCTTTCCATTTGTATGAGTTGGAGGCCGCGTTTCGCTGCACAATGGTATCTTTGGCTTAGCGAAGCTTCGGAGCCCTTAATCCGCGGGATGTGTCCCGTGTAGCCGGCTATTGGTGGAAATTCCGCTGATATTGCATTATCTGTAAGGGGTGAATGATAAATTAGATATTACGTTGCAGTTAGGTCGTAAATTTTCGTTTTGCCTGTCATTAAATGTTCCTAATATTCTCTTATTCAGTGATAATTCACTAGTGATAATATGTAACAAATAAGTATGTTGGTATGCATCAAAGAGGATGCAAAAACTACATAATAAGAgtcgggactgcctaagtaaaaattgaaatttagtttagtatgaaacgtgcagtgatgtCACTGCATGATTTGATATAAGTACCTaagtttgaattattaattacaatataatccggctaagtttaaaagcgaacagttgcttaaaacgtagtggatttcggctgtctccgttttttacaagattatagccatcatctgtcaatctatcaatgactgcacgtttaatcgcgaattaattaagaaaaaatcttagagagtttcgctaggctggtatgCATAGTTAGGTAAGCCAGCATATTTTTGTTGTCTGAAAATACATGTTGCTTTAATTattagctatattattattgttttcatttacacctttttaaaacaatataactcGTGAACACTTTCTATATTCGTCATGTATATAACCGACACTGTCTAACTGTTCTATattcagaaaatatttaaatattttctaaatatataacAGTTCAAACGTCGATAAAAGTATTCGGGAATAGAACGTCAACAACATTATGTTAATAGATATCAACTATTACCCTTATATTTGTTGATCTCCACGAATCTGCTTAAATCCCTTCTGATCTCGTCTCTTGAATGTACGGTCTCCATTTTGGGAGCACTTCTTGATCTCACGTAGCTTTTGTTGAAGTTTGCTTTTCGTTTTAGTTGACGTTGATTTTCTACGAAGTTAGTCATGCAGTCGTCGGCAGTTCTGCCATACGATTTTCCGTAGCTGTTttgaaaattatcacaaaaatatttcaataatcaaatttcatattatttatatttttattatttttaaagtaatccGTTATAATACTATGGAACCCCTTGAAACATCGTATCGAAATGGTCATTATCATATGTAATTATGATCATAATAATGcaggtattttgtatttaagatATACGTAGGTGCTCGTATGAGactttccatttttttttatgaaattcatgagacgagcatgacgaACAAATGATGTTAAttatacgccctgtccataacaatgcaatgtcgaaaactcccaaaaattctgagcggcactacaactgcgctcgtcaccttgagacatatttgcccagttatttcaatagctacggcgcccttcagatcgtaacacagtaatgcttacacattactgcttcaaggcagatttaggcgccgtagtggtacccaaaatctagccggcatcctgtgcaaaggagcccccactgctatataaaacaaaattaaaaataattacgtgaAATTCATTCCGGGTACATATCCTGTGTATCCAGTCATGTAAGTAGATTCTCGGTTGTGCATTCCGTCGTACACGTCCTTGATAGGCCCCTTCCGCACCACGTTGTCTAGTTCATAGTTGTCTCCTGGCCTATATTGTAAGGGTTTGCtgaaacaatattttcattgaCATTGATATATCATTCATTATTGAAATAGGTTTGCTAAGAATTGAATGTATCGACAACAAGTTACTGGAAGGGTAACACTGAAAGTTTTTAGAACTGGGATAAAAAAATGAAAgctgaatgaaaaaaaatataagaacttTTGGtgacctgcgggcctaccatgaacttttattgcgattcaattgacaacctaaaatgaactgctttgctatttcataccacgacatgattagagctatctaatttaggttgacgttaAATCatctgattaaatcgcaatgatgtctattgaatgtcaaaaataatatcaattgaaTAGCAAACTGATTgagttcattcattcgtaccatgaggtaatatttcaacctaaactggatagtttatgtgtcaaagtgagcgattcgaaaaaagttgctacttccttagaggaaagtgaatcgtgttgaaaaaaacttttaaaaaataatgaaaacatacagaaaaggaaaatttaattgatgaaagatgagatgagaatactttattgtacttttttgtaaaacaaaatactgaaaataaataccaaaatgaaaatactaattgcctgttcgcaagaacgaattaaaaaaaatgtactctgtggtcctatcaaatcaaacatcaatggaggtgcgttcataacttgtcatttttacgaaaacacataagcaaacatttaatttgtaattcaaagaacaatatttatttatattactattatttaataagtacaaaaaagggcttaatggtttataatttgaagcTATAAAgagcaattttaatatttttagtattttctacgcaaaaaaaccgcctaaatcatatcattttaggtttcgaaacgcaacgcatatggttccggtaagagagacaaacttatgcagcTGTAGAGCATCATCTCTTTCTctcaccgcggaccacagacaaatttatttcgttcattcttcataagcgatccaagcgccattcagtaaaaggcagttcatggtacgaattttagtgatttagTTTAGGTACCCCAACTGAACTGCatcttattaaaagttgatggtaggctcTCTGGTGATGTTTAATGAATTTATCAGACACATGTCAATGGCTCAGACAGTGAACGAAGATGAATACCTATAACGAGAGAAAAAAATCGGTCTACATCTTATgacgtttttttatggaagcgaggacaaacgagcgtacgggtcacctggtgttaagtgatcaccgccgcacacattctcttgcaacatcagagatCTCGCAATAGTGTTGGATGCCCTTTAAAAAAGTTAACAATTTGCTTTGttatcttacggccgttttcaataacgtatctctagttacggatatattattatcaacgtttaatgacaagatctgaTCTATCCTTGGTGATAGCTTAACTGCATTCGAAGTGCGCTCTAAAGAAGAAttggcccactgcttttctcagcgGTTCAATTGAATGCGACGTTGCTTAGAAAGGAATggagaatattttaaaaataagcgAAGGCAAATTTCATgtatcattcattcattttttaatttcgaaGTACTTTCAGTGTGACCCACCTATATCTGATTCATAATTAGCTGTCCAAAACTTAAACAATCATGATTAATTGAACTtgagtcatatttttttttatggaataagaggacaaacgagcgtacgggtcacctgctgttaagtgatcaccgccgcccacaatctcttgcaacaccagaggaatcacaggagcgttgctggtctttaaggaaggtgtacgcgcttttacgTACATTACGATACATACATTGCTGATTTTAGTAGCAAAGTTGTAGCGCTTGTTTTATAAAACGCGCAATAAAAGTGATACATTCGCCCATCGCGAAGCCATCACTATTCTCATTATGGCTGTCGTAACATCATTGATGTAGTCATCAGTAGATAAACAGTAacaaactttttttgaaggtacccatatcgtatcgtcccggaaacaccgcacaaggaagttcattcaatagctttgtagtatgtggaagaaagctccttggaaaccgcactgtggaggaccgccacacatccagatgatggggacgggggtgttcacagagcactgggtatccgacaattccagctgctctacgttgcacgcggtcaaatgtatcgagctgatactggggtgcgccagaccagagatgacagcaatactccatgtgtggccggacctgcgctttgtagagcgctagaatgtgggccggcttgaagtattgccgtgctcaaGGTTCAATTTAACCTATTCCACGACtatctcaagagaggactcgagaCACAAGTATCTCCcgacactggtcgacgattttccgagaaagacctgcatggcccgtgtatacggcatcaccagtgcggtcgtctgcatagcaatgtatgttggaggtgtccaacatatcattgatatacagaagaaacagcgtgggagatagcacacagccttggggcactccttcccccttgctttcaatagccgccgcccatctatgtgttaggtataccagaagatcacctgccgagcGACCATGGCGAAGGACGTACTGTCGGTccttgatcaactggtgaccctctaggtataccaagagctggcggttgattatgctctccatgattttggagagcagggaggtaatagcaataggcatgtagtttgccggatccgaattgtctcctttttttttggagcggatggacaagggctgactttcatgaaccagggactacgccttttgaataagagtgccagaataaacgcgttagcaccggcgtcaactcggacacacgttctaagcacgattggagaaatgccatccggcccactcgacttcctgacgtcagataacgaaaacagagctcgcctaacagttttctgtctgaactgtacttcaggcatagtgctcggacaccgcgggatggtcggcggtatttttccgttgtcgtcaagagtcgagttggaggcaaaaagagcacacaggagatcggctttcacTTTTgtcgtatgggccagggtgtcattcctcatgtgcaacggcggcagggacggctggttgatgTTACCAAGAGCAGTTGTCGAAACAAGTACCAAAACTTGCGTGATCCattcgggtaactggaaagctgctcgccgattttgacgaagtgcttcgatttcgcccgggcgatttgccgcttaaaaaatctggaggcacggttatatttcctcttaagaactttgcagttcggatcctttgtgcccagcgccgcaacccaagttcgatacgcctgttttttgcagtcagaggCTGCTTCAACTGACGCattgaaccagggctgtgatctgccaccgatcggtattaaggagcttggtataaaaatatccaagccctgtagtatcacatcggctactgcaacggcgcaggcactagggtcatccgaagggaaacaaaccttgccccaagggtagggtgcaaaaaaggaacgcatcctatcccaatctgctgacttgtagtgccaaacgcggcggtttgctggtggtctgcgacatTGGCGTCGGATAGGTACTACACtcgaccaggcaatggtcggacgttccgagagagGTATCGACAAAGACCTCGtcaccatcgggatgtgtaatcagcagaagatctaataaggacggtatgtggctatccacatccgggagccgcgttggcgactcaaccaattgggacagaccagaTCGGcatgcgtagtctgtggtacgagatccaagccattcggcactgtgcccgttgaaatcacccaagactacgatttcagcggaggggatctgtgcaagcacgccGTCAATTGCCGcctgaacgcagcccatgagatgatcggtttagacacacgcatagatgcggacgcggtcctataaatctacgcggagccagagagtagacaggtccctaccctcaaaattgccgagacagCGACAACatatatcctccctaacgtacacagaaaccccggcatgaggcaaaaattgtgctcaattttgtacccggggtacgttaaatatgacgcaTCGCTAGATCGAGATATATgtgtctccgtaaggaaacacaaggccggctgcgccgtctcaaggtggtggtggacggtgtttaaattggagtgaattcccctgatgttacgaaagtccacattaagcgtggagcggggtgccgtgatgttgctgccctgtttgtcctttgACAtgtgcgcggtactgtgccctccccagaatacgaggggcagcccgagcgagaatgctcggggagggattctccggctcttgtagagccggtaccctcctggggtactatctttTTTAGGAACTCTTTCATAATCTTGTTGAGGGGaagtggggggggggggggggaatggcctccagTCCTCGAAagtaacctatgcgaaacatagcggcactaggccgctacttcacgccggtattctgtgggAGCGTGGTTAtcaacccggacgagtctggcccgattgtgctgatgtcataagacggcagcgtgactcttaaaagcccttagtcgcctcttacgacacccatgggcctgggactccccttttctttttacgccccggggaaagtacagggccaAAATTAACATaagttattaaatattcttcaataagttttattattacacaataatatacttattgaCTTTTAGTTTCGtcataaacaaatataaatgtgTGTTTAAAAACCTTATTTTGAACGTTTtagttttgataataataattataggtaatttcaataaaaaagacGACGAAGTCTCTATATCTTTATCTAGGTACAAGGACTATTGtatgtaaaaatacaaaattatctaGATATCTAGAGAAGCTCATGTTGAGCGGCTAAAATTAACTGTTTTTCGGAGTCtactcataaaataatatgatgggATTATAAACATGTGAAATACTATTTTCTATTCTTACTCAAACAGCCCCTTCGTCCGTATTTCTCGCAGGATTTGCCTTGTGTTATCGCCGTAGCACTTGCCGTATCGAAACTTCAGCAACGGGCAGTGGCCAGTGTATCTACAAGTTACAGACAATTTAGTTCCATTAGActgcttattttttaatttttcttcggaTTGTGTCATGGTCTGCATGACATCAGTAGGCAGCTGTGAGAATGCAAacgatacttttatttatttatttattcatttggtAATCTTACAGCGATACagttgaattaaaatttaaaaacgttGTTGAAAATATAGCCAAAAGTggattacacactttttttaaataaaataagggaagagacgtgcaggacgttcagctgatggtaattgatacgccctgcccattacaatgcagttccactcaagatttttgaaaaatccaaaaattctgagcggcactacaaattgCGTCAATTActtgtcaccttgacacatgagataagtctcatttgcccagtaatttcactagctactgcgcccttcagaccgaaacacagtaatgtttacagattacagctttacagcagaaataggcacccttatagtacccataatctagccggcattctgaaAAAATCATAACAGAACACTTAAAATTACAATAGAAGGTCAAAGTGTTCCTATGATGTGTTGTGATGTGTGTGTGTTCATGTcgtgtgtgtgtttattttgttttgggcattttttcttatttcagATTTAGGTTTATAATTCGACAAATGAAATAGATCTAAGTTCGAATAATCATTGTTACATCCTTGTGCAATACGGCATAGAGATATAGATTGATTAGTGATTTTTAATGTGTGTTCATATTCTCTTTGCTCAGGAAATATACTCAGACATTTATAATGataaagttaggatatcatccccatcatctggatgtgtggcggtcctccacagtgcggtttacaaggagctttcttccacgtactacaaagctgtggaatgaacttccttgtgcggtatttccgggacgatacgacatgggtaccttcaaaaaaagtgcgtacaccttccttaaaggccggcaacgctcctgtgattcctctggtgttgcaagagagtgtgggcggcggtgatcacttaacaacaggtgacccgtacgctcgtttgtcctcctattccataaaaaaaatattataatgcaacctagaaataaacaatattcaaAAAGTAAACAAGACTTAAGAACAGTATATATTCAAAAGCTTAGTGCCTCTTtttcttcttcgcgtgcctctcccaatagcgaaggttggcggtcagctatgtaaatttaacattttgtttGGCGTAATAGTTCTGCCGTACTCCTGTCCACTCTCGGATattgcgcagccaagacttttttctgcgacctacgcctcttcttccggcaacttttcccatcatggCGAGTTGTAGGAGTATATCGTACCTCTCGTGTCTAAGCACGTGCTCTactttcctcatcttgatggtttgcatgagttcgcgtATTTTATTGACGCGGCGCAAAACTTCCACATTCGTGAACTTGTGAGTCCAACTAATGGCCAACATACGTCTATATGCCCACATTTCGAAAGCTACTATACGTTTCCTGAGGTCTTCTTTAATAGTCCACGCCTCCGTATAGAAGTATGGGCCAGATGTAACAGCgcactaataaaataaaataaatttataaataggtGTATGGTCGGCTCGGTTCGCTTCAAAATATTGAACTCTGCTTCTATTACGGAGGTTTGGTTTTGCCAAAATGATGCCATGTGCTTTTAGCGTAATAATATCCTTTTCATACTGCTTCTCGAGTCCAATTCGCTATTAGCAAAGTAACCGACACCGCCGATAAGACCAAGCCGCCACCTGGTCAGTCGCGTTTCAAAGTGTTGAGTGCTGACTGAATAACTTCTGATTGCGAAGGATTAGTCGTCGcagcgctccaactagataccgtactacctaaaagcaatagcttttttattacatatttatattgtagtgtgtagtTAGTTAACATTCTTgggtggcatcttgacactcaatggcatatttcaaattttgtaatttatacgcttcgtgttattttacattgaaattgatcatgcatcagcatcgatccatcacccatatttgttaaatacggccctgcatactcattgagcatatctttgcctagtgagggtgccattttctatggctactagctctgtgcgaccttctgaagatatgccagcccatacatgtacactgcctccaccgtattggactctttctgagatgcaggcttaaAGGTATCGCTCAataggtcgcctgtaaacacttcgccttccatcagaagtgtaaagggagaatcgagactcatctgtaaacaaaattcttgaccattcttcttcatcccactgcatgtgttcacgggcgtatcgcagtctcgctactcgatgctgtctctcgagttttgggccacttgCTGGtgttcggggtttcaaatttgcttcagcaagtcttcttctcactgtactgtcactaatgtagtccctccgggtctgaagtagctgttgctggacttcaactgcattttggtggcgatttcttaacacagtggaaataatataacgatcttctcgggcattggtacacctgggtctgccattacaaggtctcctcagatggtgtccagtctcttcgtaccttcgctttaccttctggaccgtaagtaccgtcacacccaccattcttgcagtgcgacgcatactgacgcctagttccagaaaagccatgatcctagcacattcttcaactgaaagaggcatgataaataaatgttatgtgctttttagcataaatttttaaaacaagacccatcgatctcgaaaaaaatttaaagcagAAAGAataatgtgaatggtaaaattgtaattcggaaacgtccactttgaaaaggaatggttttgtttttgaagttttttttcagccaattcttaaaagaaggttaccgactataaaatttttatgtacaaaattaatttctctttggagtcctttttattttgaaagtatatcttgtgaatttaaaacgttatcccaattttaaaagtgtgatacttacttttgaaggccagtgtagttataagatttgttttgattaaataagaaTTGCACTATTCAatgtactttataattttatttagagcCGTAATACATTCAGAATAAGGTTCCATTTgtagtatataattaatttccAATCATCCCTTATATTTAGCATTTGTTAGTCTGTCAAAGTAGAGCTGTTGATTACCTACTTCtaaattttgtgatattaagTGCGCATTGGGAAGTTGGGAATTATATTTTGTACCCTTAATTTACTACAATCTGTCTTCTTTCTGGAACATTCAGCAGTATGTTGGTTGGTGCTATCGCTGGCGCGCTTGGTATGTGACCTGTGTCACATCCTCAATGTTAAAACAGTAGCTGTGTTGACTGTGTATGAGGTGATCGTATTAAATCTTGAGGTATTTTGCGTTTTAGGCGTCGCGCTTTGTTGTGGTTTTCCATAAGTGGCCGAGCCAGAGTGTTTGGGTGTATTTCGATGCGCTCTTTGTAAAttctggtattttttttttttatggaataggaggacaaacgagcgtacgggtcacctggtgttaagtgatcaccgccgcccacactctcctgcaacaccagaggaatcacaagagcgttgccggcctttaaggaaggtgtacgcgcttttcttgaaggtacccatgtcgtatcgtcccggaaacaccgcacaaggaagctcattccacagcttcgtggtacgaggaagaaagctccttgaaaaccgcactgtggaggaccgccacacatccagatggtggggatgatatcgtaacttgtggcgtgtcgtgcgaaggtgaaattcggcggcaggaatcaggttgaacagctcttcggaacactccccgtgataaatgcggtagaagacacacaatgaatgaATGGTATGGCGTATAATTTCTTCTCTTACGGTTAGCAGGCGTAGGTCGTGGTGTAATTATTCGTTGGGTACGAACCTGGAACATTGGTTATCATGCGGAGTACTTTATTTTGAAACCTTtgtataatttgaatatttgaatgGGAAGCAGTACCCCATAGTTGGATTCCGTACGTCCAGACGGGCTTCAGTATTGCCTTGTAATATGAGTATTTTGTTTTGCAGAGACAATTGAGACTTTCGTCCAAATTTCGTAAAGTTTTCGCGTTTGGATACCAAGTTGCTTTCGCTTagtgaaaatatgtttttgccAGGTAAGTCTTTTATCTAAGTGCAATCCAAGGTATCTCACATGATCTGCCTGTGGGACTAAatgttgttaactataactgCAGGACAAGAGTCTCTTCTTAAAGTGAATGTTACGTTACcagattttgtttcatttgcttTTATTCGCCACTTTTTGAGCCATAGGGATATGTCATTTAACCCTTGTTGAAGTATTTGTGAGGTTGTTTTTGGGTCGCTTTGTGTAGCTAGCATA of the Leptidea sinapis chromosome 41, ilLepSina1.1, whole genome shotgun sequence genome contains:
- the LOC126976636 gene encoding protein FAM166B-like, producing the protein MWIDVSGPERHNYTSQYNGSYIPGYTGHCPLLKFRYGKCYGDNTRQILREIRTKGLFDKPLQYRPGDNYELDNVVRKGPIKDVYDGMHNRESTYMTGYTGYVPGMNFTYGKSYGRTADDCMTNFVENQRQLKRKANFNKSYVRSRSAPKMETVHSRDEIRRDLSRFVEINKYKDNAISAEFPPIAGYTGHIPRIKGSEASLSQRYHCAAKRGLQLIQMEREKRKELQNADANIRAILKPNDKKYSYINWG